From the Paludisphaera mucosa genome, one window contains:
- a CDS encoding tetratricopeptide repeat protein, with product MRTRHSWFAAAVLGACVYSAGPARAADWKTDQDAGWKAYKEGRIEEAEGLLKSAEKQARAFGAGDPRLAVTLDHLAWVYCAEGRCEEAEPLAKEALAIREKTPGVDSATLADGLNTLAAVYDAAGKAAEAQPLYVRCLAAAEKAESPEGAGVAAAIDNLAAVDHALGKLDEAEALYKRALAIRSNAKINDGTSIDVTATLHNLGLLYIDQKKYAEAEPLLKKSLTIREGALGAGHPDVATSLEALGWLYASQGKPAEAEVLLKKALAVYEADLGKDHPHVARCAGELGRVCLAQDHQDEAEACCKRAVAILEKASSDPRELATALDDYAAVLRKLGRGDEAGRLEEQAKSLRSSIK from the coding sequence ATGCGAACGAGACATTCCTGGTTCGCGGCCGCCGTGCTCGGCGCCTGCGTTTATTCCGCCGGCCCGGCTCGCGCCGCGGACTGGAAGACCGATCAGGACGCCGGCTGGAAAGCCTACAAGGAGGGCCGCATCGAGGAGGCCGAGGGCCTCTTGAAGTCGGCCGAGAAGCAAGCCCGGGCGTTCGGCGCCGGGGATCCGCGGCTCGCGGTCACCCTCGACCATCTCGCCTGGGTCTATTGCGCCGAAGGTCGATGCGAGGAGGCCGAGCCGCTCGCCAAGGAGGCCCTGGCAATCCGCGAGAAGACGCCCGGCGTCGACTCGGCCACCCTCGCCGACGGCCTGAACACACTGGCGGCCGTCTATGATGCAGCCGGCAAGGCCGCCGAGGCGCAGCCGCTCTACGTCCGTTGCCTCGCCGCCGCCGAGAAGGCCGAAAGCCCCGAAGGCGCGGGCGTCGCCGCCGCGATCGACAACCTGGCCGCCGTAGACCATGCGCTCGGGAAGCTCGACGAGGCCGAGGCGCTCTACAAGCGAGCCCTGGCCATCCGCTCGAACGCGAAGATCAACGACGGGACCTCGATCGACGTTACCGCGACCCTCCACAACCTCGGCCTGCTCTACATCGACCAGAAGAAGTATGCGGAGGCAGAGCCGCTACTGAAGAAATCGTTGACGATCCGCGAGGGGGCGCTCGGCGCCGGCCATCCCGACGTCGCGACGTCGCTCGAGGCCCTCGGCTGGCTGTACGCCTCGCAGGGGAAGCCCGCCGAGGCCGAGGTCCTTCTGAAGAAGGCCCTGGCCGTGTATGAAGCCGACCTGGGGAAGGACCATCCTCACGTCGCACGCTGCGCCGGCGAGTTGGGCCGCGTCTGCCTGGCGCAAGACCATCAGGACGAAGCGGAGGCCTGCTGCAAGCGAGCCGTCGCCATTCTGGAGAAGGCCTCCTCCGATCCCCGCGAGCTCGCGACGGCCCTCGACGACTACGCCGCCGTCCTGCGGAAGCTGGGCCGCGGCGACGAGGCCGGCAGGCTCGAAGAGCAGGCGAAGTCGCTGCGCAGTTCCATCAAGTGA